A region of Anopheles merus strain MAF chromosome 2R, AmerM5.1, whole genome shotgun sequence DNA encodes the following proteins:
- the LOC121590486 gene encoding larval cuticle protein A2B-like → MAFKFAVFAAIVAVASAVAIHPSPLGAYHAPLGAYHAPLGAYHAPLGAYRAPLGAYPAVAKVAAPLAVAKVAAPYAEYDANPQYSYSYAVADAVTGDNKNQQESRSGDVVTGSYSLVEPDGTRRTVEYNADPINGFNAVVHREPLAVKAVAPIAKYAAPLAYPAVAKVAAPYAPYGYPAYGKAILG, encoded by the exons ATGGCATTCAAA TTCGCCGTCTTCGCCGCCATAGTGGCCGTTGCCAGCGCCGTCGCCATCCACCCCTCTCCGTTGGGAGCTTACCACGCTCCGCTCGGAGCCTACCATGCTCCTCTGGGAGCCTACCATGCTCCGCTCGGAGCCTACCGTGCTCCTCTTGGAGCTTACCCTGCTGTGGCCAAGGTCGCTGCTCCTCTTGCCGTCGCTAAGGTTGCTGCTCCGTACGCTGAATACGATGCCAACCCTCAGTACAGCTACAGCTATGCCGTTGCC GATGCCGTGACTGGAGACAACAAGAACCAGCAGGAGTCCCGCTCCGGAGATGTTGTGACTGGATCCTACTCTCTGGTTGAGCCCGATGGCACCCGTCGTACTGTTGAGTACAACGCTGACCCCATCAACGGATTCAACGCCGTCGTCCACCGTGAGCCGCTGGCCGTCAAGGCTGTCGCCCCAATTGCCAAGTACGCTGCCCCGCTGGCCTACCCCGCCGTCGCCAAGGTTGCTGCCCCGTACGCTCCCTACGGATACCCAGCTTACGGAAAGGCCATCCTTGGTTAA
- the LOC121587792 gene encoding cuticle protein-like, with the protein MALRFAVLAAFVATASAVAIGYPAPYGAYPAVAKVAAPLADYDPNPQYSYSYAVSDALTGDNKSQQESRSGDVVSGSYSLIEPDGTQRVVEYTADPVNGFNAVVHRGAGVVKAVAPVAKFAAPLAYPAVAKVAAPLYGVDARSKNIISIRLSNSQHQTNSPHLEMAFKFAVFAAIVAVANAVAIGYPAPLGAYPAVAKVAAPVVAKVADDYDPNPQYSYSYHIADALTGDNKEQQESRSGDVVTGSYSLVEPDGTRRVVEYTADPVNGFNAVVHREPLAVKAVAPVAKIAAPLAYPAVAKVAAPYAPYGYPGYGKAILG; encoded by the exons ATGGCCCTCCGG TTTGCCGTTCTTGCCGCGTTCGTCGCTACCGCCAGTGCCGTCGCCATCGGATATCCGGCTCCCTACGGTGCTTACCCGGCGGTGGCCAAGGTTGCTGCTCCGTTGGCCGACTACGACCCCAACCCGCAGTACAGCTACAGTTACGCGGTATCG GATGCTCTCACCGGTGACAACAAGAGCCAGCAGGAGTCTCGCTCGGGAGATGTCGTCAGCGGATCGTACTCGCTCATCGAACCCGACGGCACCCAGCGTGTCGTTGAGTACACTGCCGACCCGGTCAACGGATTCAACGCCGTCGTCCACCGTGGAGCTGGTGTGGTAAAGGCTGTGGCCCCAGTAGCAAAGTTCGCTGCCCCGCTGGCCTACCCCGCAGTCGCCAAGGTTGCGGCTCCGCTGTACG GAGTGGACGCTCGTTCTAAGAACATAATCAGCATACGGTTGTCAAACAGTCAACACCAGACTAACTCACCACATCTCGAAATGGCATTCAAA TTCGCCGTCTTCGCCGCCATCGTGGCCGTCGCTAACGCCGTCGCCATCGGATACCCAGCCCCGTTGGGAGCTTACCCGGCTGTGGCCAAGGTTGCCGCCCCGGTTGTTGCCAAGGTTGCCGATGACTACGACCCCAACCCGCAGTACAGCTACAGCTACCACATTGCC GATGCTCTGACCGGCGACAACAAGGAACAGCAGGAGTCCCGCTCGGGAGATGTTGTGACTGGCTCGTACTCGCTGGTTGAGCCCGATGGCACCCGTCGTGTCGTTGAGTACACTGCCGATCCCGTCAACGGATTCAACGCCGTCGTCCACCGTGAGCCGCTGGCCGTCAAGGCTGTCGCCCCCGTTGCCAAGATCGCTGCCCCGCTGGCCTACCCCGCCGTCGCCAAGGTCGCTGCCCCGTACGCTCCCTACGGATACCCCGGCTACGGAAAGGCCATCCTTGGTTAA
- the LOC121590482 gene encoding nuclear pore complex protein NUP98A-like yields MACWQQLLLLLLVALVVAEESNKPDPDRQDASAVSAEPLPEPAALHRQKRHEVEIHRVIKRRPKLPPPPPPRGRKPRPPRRPASKPRGKYGPPNVNYPPLSHYVPQSIDDPYSSGFEASFGDHHGSFGEPPIHPSPTFGSPPFASGQTITSYEGSSYGKPSYEGSSFGKPSYEGSSFGKPSFEGSSFGKHSGGYQGGSIPSFGKPSFELSPNFDGGFSKPSFGSGLSSTFESKVPSSFLDSSSGFDGFPGAGKHSPAFTGSYSHSFSHTGIKQPSFADSTAINTYTTPSGKGNYYTDTSSSSSSSSFGDVGSKHQLPLEKYRKDPYKTPITSYEVPSNPKSNLFEPSGDFETSYKRSPHNGGVSSTHSTSHSSVGTSEEEYIPSLPTRYDQEQFHTPTKTNPNKPPHSTLQTISGTDDHFNSFTSYYDGGSESQRIPVKSNQQPAPYDASDEQQFPTGPGSSGGKRFKGRRKKKPKLPSTGITHNLDTDDLRDAFGSSSDFHQVAIDADEFLDFEPKKQIKHSKPAGVTHSKAAEDSKPPNFVLLSSQNKGGGGAGKGTGQRAPLGASSISTSKSVEYEGSKHFDLSNYFQANGAPSNQQPAAPHQRPSKPIGLDDLNILSIQKSNSHSYYAGSSQGGQSGSDRPGGGGFQPTRRRDTQHYRSANGGSLDYTMLDEDEEENYDDISDVGTRGNRKKKDLSDTTINQ; encoded by the exons ATGGCCTGCTGGCAGCAACTGCTTCTGTTG CTTCTCGTCGCACTGGTCGTGGCAGAGGAATCGAACAAACCGGACCCCGACCGTCAGGATGCGTCTGCCGTGTCCGCTGAACCTCTACCCGAGCCCGCCGCCCTGCACCGCCAGAAGCGCCACGAGGTCGAAATACATCGCGTCATCAAACGGCGGCCCAagttgccgccgccgccaccaccgcgcGGTCGCAAACCGCGGCCACCGCGTCGGCCAGCCTCTAAGCCGCGCGGCAAGTACGGCCCGCCGAACGTGAACTATCCGCCCCTGTCCCACTACGTGCCGCAGTCGATCGACGATCCGTACAGCTCCGGGTTCGAAGCATCGTTCGGCGACCATCACGGCTCGTTCGGGGAGCCACCGATTCACCCCTCGCCCACGTTCGGGTCGCCCCCGTTTGCGTCCGGCCAGACGATCACCAGCTACGAAGGATCGTCCTACGGTAAGCCCAGCTACGAAGGATCATCGTTCGGCAAACCCAGCTACGAAGGATCGTCGTTCGGCAAGCCCAGCTTCGAAGGATCGTCGTTCGGCAAGCACAGCGGCGGCTACCAGGGCGGCTCGATCCCATCGTTCGGTAAACCGAGCTTCGAGCTATCGCCGAACTTTGACGGTGGCTTTTCCAAGCCCAGCTTCGGCAGCGGGCTATCTAGCACGTTCGAGTCGAAGGTACCGTCCTCGTTCCTGGACTCATCCAGCGGGTTCGATGGGTTCCCTGGGGCCGGCAAACATTCGCCCGCTTTCACCGGCAGCTACTCTCACAGCTTTTCGCACACCGGCATCAAACAGCCCTCGTTTGCTGATTCGACTGCAATCAACACGTACACCACACCGTCGGGGAAAGGGAACTACTACACCGAcacgtcctcctcctcctcctcctcctcgttcGGGGATGTAGGATCTAAGCATCAGCTACCGCTGGAAAAGTACCGCAAAGATCCGTACAAAACACCGATCACCTCGTACGAGGTGCCCTCGAACCCGAAATCGAACCTATTTGAACCCTCGGGTGATTTCGAAACGTCCTACAAGCGTTCGCCGCACAACGGTGGCGTCAGTTCGACACACTCCACCTCGCACAGCTCGGTCGGCACGAGCGAGGAAGAGTACATACCCAGCCTGCCAACGCGCTACGATCAGGAGCAGTTCCACACGCCCACCAAGACCAACCCGAACAAACCACCGCACAGTACGCTGCAAACCATCAGCGGGACGGATGATCATTTCAACTCGTTCACCTCCTACTACGACGGTGGCTCGGAATCGCAGCGGATCCCGGTTAAAAGCAACCAGCAACCAGCCCCGTACGATGCGTCCGACGAGCAGCAGTTCCCAACCGGGCCGGGCAGTTCCGGCGGCAAGCGCTTCAAGGGCCGTCGCAAGAAGAAGCCAAAGCTGCCATCCACCGGCATTACGCACAATCTCGACACGGACGATCTGCGCGATGCGTTCGGTTCGAGTTCCGACTTCCATCAGGTGGCGATAGATGCGGACGAGTTTCTGGACTTTGAGCCGAAGAAGcaaatcaagcactccaaaccGGCCGGTGTAACGCATTCCAAAGCGGCCGAGGACTCCAAACCGCCCAACTTTGTGCTACTGTCGTCACAGAACAAGGGCGGTGGTGGGGCGGGAAAGGGAACCGGCCAACGGGCACCTTTGGGCGCTTCATCCATTTCCACCAGCAAATCGGTTGAGTATGAGGGTTCGAAACATTTCGATCTCAGCAACTACTTCCAGGCGAACGGGGCACCCAGCAATCAGCAACCAGCGGCCCCACACCAGCGGCCATCGAAACCGATCGGGCTGGACGATTTGAACATTCTGTCGATTCAGAAGTCTAACTCGCACAGCTACTACGCCGGATCGAGCCAGGGTGGACAGTCAGGATCGGACCGACCCGGTGGCGGCGGTTTCCAGCCGACCCGCAGGCGAGACACGCAGCACTATCGCAGTGCCAACGGCGGTAGCCTCGATTACACCATGCTGGACGAAGATGAGGAGGAAAATTACGACGACATTAGCGATGTCGGTACGCGCGGCAACCGGAAGAAGAAGGATCTGTCGGACACGACGATAAACCAGTAG